GGGCAGCAGAGGAACAGCATGGACAATGGTaggcaaggccaggccaggccacctGTCACTTGCTCACACAGCCCTTGTCCCCGTTCCCCCCAGGTCAGCTATTAAGCCCAGCATGTGCTCTGTAAGAGGGACTGCCAGGAGGACCTCGCAGAAAGCCCTCTCCCAGCCTCCAGGCACCAGATGAGGGGGAGGGGACACCACCATGTGGAGTACTACAGGCAAAGTCCTGGGTGCAAAACAAGCTTCCCTGAGCTCTCCACAGCTCCAGGCCATCTCTACACACTTCCCCTCCTTTGGCTGAAGCACTCACAGAAGCCCTGCGCCAAAAACCATTAATTAACTCCAGGTCATACCACAGGGTTTAGAGTAGAACTGGTAAGGGGGTGGGGTGAtgctggattctctctctctacttctcagaCTCTGGAAAGGATCAAAGTAGATCATGAATGTCTGAATCAAAGTAGAtcatggcaaatgctagaagaagaagaaagtagatCATGAATGTCTGGTTCCTGGCCTGGGCCCCACTAACTAATGAGACCCTATATGCCTGTGACCAGCACTCAGCACTGGGGGGTGTGGAGGAGGGTAAATTTCTACAGGCCCAGGCCCAGAGCTGCCGGCCcggggagacaaagagaagcaTCCTTGGGCTTCACTGAACTGATCCTCCCAAAggggtgatgctggagattacaCTGCTACCCACAGCTGTGCCTGTGAACATCGTTGGTTCCAGAAAGGACCAGACAGCGGGGTGGTGGCAGCCTGTGAAAGGTGTCCTTCCTTCTCTACTCATAGGAAAGGGCATCTCTGTGCCACTAGACAAATACTAAGAGTCTAGGACCCTGGCCTGCCTAGGTCCCTGGCCCATTATGGCCTCAGGGTCAGAGAGAGTGACCAGCACCAATCAGGAGACTTTGGTGCTGGCCTTGTGTCTGCCTGGATACCTTATGATACTGGGTGAATCAAATTCCCTCTTTTGACTCTCAGTCACGTCCTCtgtaaaaacagcaacaacaacctcTGTTCCTATCTTTTCTGAAGATCAAAACTAAGTCCTGTACCCAAGTCAGCTGTAAACTCTAAGCTGTGAATGATAAagttgaagctccccccccccaccgccgctTTCTTTTAttgaaattgggagggaaggggaaccagagagggagagagagaaaggaagagagacctgcagcactgcttcactgcttgtgaagttttactTAGTATTGAGATTATCTGAAGGGAAGGTGCTTGAGTTTTTCAGTCactgaagttaaaaaacaaataaacaagagcaggaacccaggttcaagcccccagtccctacctatagggggaaagctttccaagtggtgaagcaggtctgtaggtgtctctctatctctcttcctctctatcggcccccttccttctcaatttctgtctctatccaatgaacatgtatatacatatatacacacacatatatatatatgtatgtatacacacacacatatattatatatatatcgagACAGCTTACTTGGAagagtgtctgctttgccatgagtgtgatccaggtttgagtctggcttcCTTTGCatttaagaaagctttggtgttgtgatgtctttccctctgtctctgtcttcctacatgaaaaagttggcctggagcagtgaattccagGTGATGACGAACGAACAACACAGGGTTGTCAGTAGGCCAGCCTAGAAATGCTGTCTTACTCTCGGATACCAAATGCAGCTTTCCCAGTGTTCAGTTGACTATTGATCCCAACCAGAGCATGTgaccccctctcctccttctagTTTCCAGTTCCCAGGTCCTTTTGGCACATACAGAACTCCAATGCATCCATTTTTCTTTAATAGATTAAACATGAAAACAAAATCTTCCAAGGTGTGAAAATTAGATTCTGAAAGGCAAGCTCAGTGATACAAAAAGATCTTGCTGTTATGTGAACACAATGGCAATTGAATATCCCTCTCTGAAGCCCTGCTTGCCCACCCCACCATCCTCAGGAGGGCCTTCCTGGCCTCACGCTGCAGAGAGCTGAAACGGGGCATCTTTAAGTGAAGCCAAAGGGGACAAAGGTCCAAAAGGCCAACTGCATTTGTCTATTATGAGACCCCCTTTCCATTTTTCTATTATGAGACTCCCTGAGTCCTGTGACCAGTTCCAGCGGCCCTGGTTTCTCTGACTTTTTTCTGGTGTCGGACAACACACTTAAACCAGGAAGCTGCTAGAAGAGCAGCAATGCTGTTTCTAAAGGGGCCTACCCATCTTTCTGTTCAAACTGTTTCCAAGATGGGGATTACCAAGCTATGATGCAAACTCCTAAATCAGGGGGTAGAGTCGGGTTCCAACTGCAGAGGAGGCAGGGTGCCCCCTTGTGGCAGACCTGTCCCTTCCAGAGAGAGGCTGAAGTGCTAGTTTGATTTGTCAGGCTGGCACTTAGAATCTGGAGGGTAGTGGTGCTTTGGTTCTGTTCCAATCATCCAGGCCCTGAGGAATTTTAGGGGTAGAATCCTACAAGCCTAAATCCAAGTATATAACACATTCTGCCTATTGTTGACCTGACTTCTTAATTAGTAAGACAGCATAAAGAGTACCATCAGTGAGGGTTGCttgagcccccccctccccaagaCACATGAGACAGGCAGGGAATCTGGACCCAGGCTGGGGTGGGTATGGAGATTtcgtttgagtgtgtgtgtgtggggggggggggggagagacagcacCATGTGAGACAAGGCAAGCAATCTGGACCCAGCCCAGGGGAAAAAGGTACACCTTTTTCTACCACCACCCCTGCCAAGAATGCCCCATCAGCATAGATCACACCCCTGCAATGCCAAGCAGACCCAAATCAGAAACAAACTGCCCTCTTAGCTAAAGAGTACCCCTACAAATCCTAACCTGCCCTGTGAAAGGTTGAAGAAATCTCAAGTGGAAATTACCAGAATGGCCCCATGTTGTCTGCACAGTCAGCTCTAAATCACTGGCTGTGAACTGGCAGGTCAGTAGATCCCAGCAGCCTAGATGTACAAAGCAGAGCTCAGCAAGCATGTGCAGGGCTCAGGGCAGGACATGAAACTCCTCAGAGGAGTCTCAGGTAACTAACTGGATGCAGAGCAACTTCGGGGAACAATGTGGGAAATGTTACTACAGCAGCGGCAGAGACCCACAACTGAGACCACTGatataaaaaagaagggaaaaagggaaTTGCTATTCAAACATCTCTTTGGAATAAAAACTCCTCAtgtacaaaagagaaaaaacgttttattttgttttataaactTGTGAGGCTTATGGATCCAACATGATAAAAATTCTGAGCTGAtgtttttgtctttaaaaatgtaaaggGCTTGGGTTCTATTTTATAATGAAGCTGGCTTTAACCTAAAGACgttttcccccaccccttccccaaggggaaaaaataaaataaaataaaacctgtgTGTTAAATCATCTCCAGAAAGATAGATGCACCACGTTTGTCCTGAGGTCTAGGGGTCCTGCCGATGTTCACTGCCTGTTGAGAAGATCCGAAGCACCCCTGGTGCATACTGGCTAGGCAGGGCTAACCTCTCACGTTAAAACTAAAACGGGGTCTAATGGCTAATTCACAAGAGGCGACCACACAAgatgtccaccctccccttccCGGTCCCTCCCAGGGGCTCCCCTTACAGGCCAGCAGGCGACATCAGTGTATGTAGATCCGGTCAGAGACCGCCCCCGGCAAGTGGGTCATGATCTGCATTCGCAGCCACCAGTAGTAGTCCATAGGGTGGTAGCGGGTGTAGGGGGTGGTGGCAGTCAGGGCGTGGGTGACTGCGTCGATGACTGGGGATGTGTCGGTGGAGCCGCTGTTGCAGTAGTTCTCCATCTTGGAGATCTTCTCGTCGAAGTACTTGCGGCCGTAGTCCCTGCGCACCACTTCGGGCAGCTCGTCCCACATCCGGTTGGCAATGGCCTGGATGCGCTCAGGGCTGTAGAGGCTGGTGGCCGCGATGTAGTTGCCAGGTTCCACCACGCTCACCTTCACGCCGAGGGGGTGCATCTCGTAGCGCAGGCAGTCAGAGAAGGCCTCCACCCCGAACTTGGTGATGCAGTAGGGGGAGCGGGCCGGGTTAGCCATGCGGCCCAACATGCTACTAATGTTGACCACTCGGCCTGCAAAAGGAGACAGTGAGCACATGCTCAGGATCCAGGGTGGCTATGGCAGGGCAGAGAGCACGGCATCTAGCATGCTTCTGGAAGCCTATTTGGAACCCAGCCACCATCCTCTGATACCTGCTTTGCTGGCTGCCAGAAGGGTTCCAGCCTTCTGAAGCCCCCAAAGCCAGGGGCCTTCTGACTCGGTAATCAAGCTGAGCCCAGGCCCACACTCAGCATCCCTGTTTCTTAGGTGGCCAGATAGCTGTGCCTGACAGGGCAGGGAAGGAGGAGTGCATGAGAAGCGGCAGGCTTGATCAACAGAAAGACACTTTACAGTGGGTAACACACAGCAAAGCTGTCTCTCACCTCCCATTTCTCTCACTCTGTTTTTGTTCCAGCATGTCATCCCCTGGTGAGGCTATCTGGCAGTAGGTGGGACAGGGGCAAGGTTCTGAACATGACTTCAGGCAAGTAGCTCTGGGGTAATCTTATATGTAGAGCCTTGGGCGTTGGGAGGGGTGGTGACTTGAGAGGCTCTCCCAGAGGCCCAGCTCAAGGTCTTGGGGGTGGCCATAGGTTCCCCCACTCCTGGTGGGACGTGAAGGTGAGCCTGTGCAGTGTAGTGAGTAAACCCAGATGGGCCCAGGGTGTGAGTGTGCATCACTAGCACAGCGGGTAGGCACCTTTCAGAAATCTCTACATTCAGAGCTGATCAAAGACCAAGATTTTCTTCTGAAATCTTACAGCTGTTTTCTGGGCTGTCCTGCTTTGCTGGGGTTTTGGGATATAGCATATGGCTCTCCCCTTTCTTACCCAATTGTTTAATGttatagaaagaaaaattcaagTCATTGATTTCTTAGGTGGTTTCTTTACATTTGGTTACCTTACATTTGTTttggggtttattttattttccttttttaatatatatttatttattcccttttgttgcccgttttgtctttttattgttgtagttattattgttgttattgctgttgttgggtaggaaagagagaaatggagagaggagggtaagatagagagggagagagaaagatagacacctgcagacctgcttcaccacctgtgaagcgactcccctgcaggtggggagccgggggctcaaaccgggatccttacaccggtccttgcactttgtgccacctacgcttaacccactgcgctactgcccaaccccctattttccatttttctttaactttgattgtattattattattattttaacgtTGTACCACAGTTCTCTTTAAGTATGGCTTAGTAACCCACAGACTGGGCATACCAAACTCACCTAACCACACCCCGAGCTGGGGGCAGCTTGCACATAGGATGGTTATTTCTTTCCATGGGCTTCCCTGAGTGCTATAATCTGTACTCCGTTGCTGTACACACTGTGGACCTCTTACCTGCACTGCTTGCTCTGCCTCCTGAAAAGCACACATCACTTTCCACCCACTTGGTCATGCCACCTCTGCTCACCACCATCCAGCCTGACCCTTGGGAGTCATGTACTCACTCTCACTGGGATGTGGGTGTTGGCTTGGCTGAGATATCTTTCTATTCTGAGTAAAGTTGAAAGAGTGAAGCAAGAATAAAgttttggtggtttttttttttttttccaactcacCTTTGGCCCTTCGGATGAGTGGGAGACAGGATTTTGTCATTCTCACTGTGCCCCAGAGATTCACTTCTGCCACCTCCTTGTAGGTGTCCATGCTGGTGAATTCAACCTCCCCAAATGTTGAGATGCCTGCGTTGTTAACCAGGCCCCACATGCCTGGACAGAAGGGGAAAAACCATGGTCACCACGTGGGCTTGGTCCTCAGATGCCACTGATAAGCCTGCAGCCCATTTTCCTCACTTTAGTCCCGTTGTGTCATGACCTGCCATTCCTCTCAGCAATTTCTAGAGTCACCAAGAATAGCAGGAGCTAGAGAGCCCACAGTGCAGGCTGTGACCCTTCCTGAATTAAGTTTCAGGGCCCATTATGACCCAGACCTGCTGGGAGCCTGAACTCTATTCTCCTTCATCTAACTCACTTCCACTCTACTCCATCCAGCCCCTCCTGCTCAGGCACCTACTTAGTCATTCCTGCCTTGGAGCCTTTGTTTAGTCTCCATCTTGACAGAACCCATCTTCCAGGCCAAGTGCTCACTGGAGGACCAGAGAGGGGATCCAatatccaaggtcacacagcagaaTACAAACTTAGTCAACCTTTGATCTGAAGTTGGGCCCTAGACGTGCTCTACCCTGAGTTGACTGTTTCCTAGAAGATAACCAAAGGACCATCTGGCTTTTACAGACTCAGAGAAAGATGCTGGAAGCTTCCTTGGAACTCACAGAGTCTGATAAGTGATCTTACAGGTAAGGAGATGGATGTCTTATAGGGGAAGGACAAGTTCAGTTACCAAATAAATCGAGGCAAAGCTGAACCAGAGGGGGTGGCAATAAGCAGCAGCCTTGTTTTATAGGGGCCTCTCTGAGTCCCTTGTCTGGAGGTGCAAGGGCAGAGAGGGTTGGAGCCACAGAATGGAGCAGACCTAGCCTCTTTGCTGTGGAAACCCTCAAACCATAGTCTCCTGTGAAATCTTGTGCTCCTTCCCAAGGTGCAAACTCAGGGCAGAGCTGCTCTCCTGGGGGCTGTCCCTGTGGGAACTCTGGCCTTACTTTGCTTTCCCAGTTCATCATGGAAATGAGCTTGTGTAAATGACAAAGTAATTGGTCTCTAGCTGCTTTCCTTCCGTGTTACCCAAATTAAAGCTTCATCAACTGACCTCTGTGCCTTCTCCTTCAATTATGGAGGGTTAAGGATATGTATTAGGGGAGAGGAAATTGCTGGTTAACAAAGAGCTCCTAAATTCTCATTCCAACTCCCTATGGTGGCCAAAAAGAGGCTTCCAGTTCTCAGGTCTCACAGTGACCTCACAGTGACACTGATAATGAGATTCGAGTCAACCCtacacccctccctcccccactgctGCAGACTGGggagtttctctcctttcctcccaggAAGAGCAGACGCCCTCTCTCTATGAGCCTGccccttactttatttattaacgtCACTTTCATCTTTGACTCTGTTAGCAGCTTCACTTCTCCCCCATCTAACTAGTCACCTGGTGCTATTAATATCAGTGATACAGATCAAGACAGTTGACAGGCCCAAACTAAACCTCATCTGGTCCTCACTCTCATACCCATAAAGTAAATACCCACTTGTCCCACTTGCACCAGGTAACAGAGGCTCAGACAGGTTAAGCACCTTGGTCAAGGTCATGAACTGACTAGTGGACAGCATAGAATGTGGGCTCAGGTCTGTGTAAGGACAGAGTCTTGTGTATTTAGTGGCTTCCTCTGTTGTGTCACTAGGACTCATGTTTTCTTCCCTGTTTCCACTTTATTCATTTGATTTCTCATTGCCTCCCTCATGTACTCGTGAGAACACTCTCCCTGCCCCACTCTCTCCTCCACCTCTATCCTGGTCTCCTCTTGGAAGTCACTCCTGCTTCTCTGATTCCCCTCTGTAGCAGGAAATGTGAGGTGGCCTTTGCCTCACCTGTCAACTACTCCTCCCCATGCATGCTGCCCCTGTTGAGCTTGACCAGCCTACATCTCGCTGAAGGCCTCACCTGCTCCTGCTGCCtcctagcactgctcagctcccacTCCTTAGCCCCACAGCAGCTGTTGTTGAGCCCCTCCTGTGCTCCCGCCAGTTGGCTGGATCTAGGTGTGAGGACAACGAGGCATTCTCATTTCACAGACAGGCAAGCTGAGGCCACTGGGCATGAGCCCAGGACACACTTCTAGTAAAAGGAAGAGCTTGAGCAAATCTAGGCATCCTACTCTTAGGTAGAGAACTTTCCATATGTGGGGACTTCCCCATCCAGTGCTTCCCCCGTATGTCCCCGGTACTATAGCCTTTCCTCACAAGTGCTGCCATTGAGCCACTGACTTCCACTCAGCTGTTCGGCATTGACTTGCCCCTTCTGGTGCTCAGCACACTACTAAACTCGCAGCAGGTGCTGAGCCAGTGTCTCCTGACTGAGCTAAGTGATGGTTTCAAGTTCAAGCCATCCCCAGAGCCAAGTAGATGACCCACCCACTTGACATTTCCCAGAGACATGAATGGGGCGGGCAGGTCACAGACTCTCTAGTCTCTAGTAT
Above is a genomic segment from Erinaceus europaeus chromosome 9, mEriEur2.1, whole genome shotgun sequence containing:
- the BDH1 gene encoding D-beta-hydroxybutyrate dehydrogenase, mitochondrial isoform X2; translated protein: MRRRGGLAQVGHPETRATPGGRKPEPRRRLTILPVATMLTARLSRPLLQLPGKTWSFSGRENEMRHTLLSSTSSVPVACRTYAADTVSPVGSKAVLVTGCDSGFGFSLAKHLHSKGFLVFAGCLLKDKGDDGVKELDSLKSDRLRTIQLNVCKSEDVEKAVETVRSSLQDPEKGMWGLVNNAGISTFGEVEFTSMDTYKEVAEVNLWGTVRMTKSCLPLIRRAKGRVVNISSMLGRMANPARSPYCITKFGVEAFSDCLRYEMHPLGVKVSVVEPGNYIAATSLYSPERIQAIANRMWDELPEVVRRDYGRKYFDEKISKMENYCNSGSTDTSPVIDAVTHALTATTPYTRYHPMDYYWWLRMQIMTHLPGAVSDRIYIH
- the BDH1 gene encoding D-beta-hydroxybutyrate dehydrogenase, mitochondrial isoform X1, which translates into the protein MSPSKPEKEAFTQGSCITWIVVEPLSGCSAGNASKNRSRNHSLLCSPEPRRRLTILPVATMLTARLSRPLLQLPGKTWSFSGRENEMRHTLLSSTSSVPVACRTYAADTVSPVGSKAVLVTGCDSGFGFSLAKHLHSKGFLVFAGCLLKDKGDDGVKELDSLKSDRLRTIQLNVCKSEDVEKAVETVRSSLQDPEKGMWGLVNNAGISTFGEVEFTSMDTYKEVAEVNLWGTVRMTKSCLPLIRRAKGRVVNISSMLGRMANPARSPYCITKFGVEAFSDCLRYEMHPLGVKVSVVEPGNYIAATSLYSPERIQAIANRMWDELPEVVRRDYGRKYFDEKISKMENYCNSGSTDTSPVIDAVTHALTATTPYTRYHPMDYYWWLRMQIMTHLPGAVSDRIYIH
- the BDH1 gene encoding D-beta-hydroxybutyrate dehydrogenase, mitochondrial isoform X3, coding for MLTARLSRPLLQLPGKTWSFSGRENEMRHTLLSSTSSVPVACRTYAADTVSPVGSKAVLVTGCDSGFGFSLAKHLHSKGFLVFAGCLLKDKGDDGVKELDSLKSDRLRTIQLNVCKSEDVEKAVETVRSSLQDPEKGMWGLVNNAGISTFGEVEFTSMDTYKEVAEVNLWGTVRMTKSCLPLIRRAKGRVVNISSMLGRMANPARSPYCITKFGVEAFSDCLRYEMHPLGVKVSVVEPGNYIAATSLYSPERIQAIANRMWDELPEVVRRDYGRKYFDEKISKMENYCNSGSTDTSPVIDAVTHALTATTPYTRYHPMDYYWWLRMQIMTHLPGAVSDRIYIH